The nucleotide window TCGGAGAGTTCGTCCTGATAGGTCAGGCCGACGGCCTGAATCATCATCGTTAAGATGGATGATACCGACGTAAACAAGATCAGACTGACCGCCAGCGACAGAATTGTTGACCAGGCCTTACGGCCGCTGCGCTGGATATTTTTTAAAGCCAATTCACCTTCCAGACCGATAACTTTTCGTACGCCTCGGCCTAACCAAAGATGATGGCGCTTAAGCTTGATGTCCTGGGACTGCCGAATTGCCTGAATCGGCGTCATTCGGGCTGCTCTTAAAGCTGGCAGCCAACAGGACAATAAAATCATGACTACGGAGCAAACGACGGTTAATCCCACAGCAGACAAGGAAATCACCGGTTCCAGCGGAACGTCCGCTGAGATAAAATTCATCGACTGCAGCATCGGATTGACAATTTTTAACGTCACGGCCATTCCGCACCAGCCCGCAAAAAGTCCAATTGGAACTGCAATCAGGGCAATCATGAGACCTTCCTGAACGACGCACCAAAATTTCTGCCGGGCTGTCGCACCGATGCTGGCCAATAGCCCAAACTGCCGGCTGCGTTCTGCCAATGAGATCGCAAAGGCGTTGTAAATCAGAAAGATTGATCCTGTAAGGATAATGATTAAGGTCAAAGTAGCAGCTGAGGCGACCATGAAAAAGTAGGTATTATCCCAGAAGGGACCACTGAACCGCAGCACATTTTCATTCACAGCGAAATTCGGATACAGCTTGGATTCCAGCTGCGGAAAATTCTTCTGCGGTGCCTGACTGGCGTTTTTAAACTTCAAATAAAAAACGGGATTTTCTAATGTTGTAGTCTCCGCTTGCTTTGTGAAGGCCGTATAGCCCGGCGCCCATCGGTATTCCAGCTCAGACCGTTTCATCACGCCGACGACTGTATAGCTGCGTTCCGTTATTTTTACGATCATTTCCGGTTGTTCAGGATCAAAGGGATTACTTTGATTCAGCGGATGATCCGGGTCTTCACTCAGGATTCGTTCCCCCAGCTGCAGTGTCACAGTCTGACCCAGCTGAAATTCCACGCCGCCGTTATAGCCGACATGTTCCGAAATTAAAAGTTCGTTTTCATTTTCCGGCAGCCGCCCGGTGATCAGCTGAATTCCCAAGTTTGCAAAGCCTTCGTCATCCAAGGCTCTCACAAACCAATAAGGCTTGAATTCATTCTGCCCTCCGGCTAATTCTGCATAACCCAAATCATCAGCCGAAAACAGCTCAGCCACCCGATTATCCGTCTTAATCAGCTCGATTTCCTGCGGACTCAGCTCACTGTATGCCAGCTCCCAATCGCCGGTTTCAAAGATTGCCTTGCGCTTGAGATAGTCAAGAAAGGAAGTCGAAAACACGCTGACCGCCGTGATCATGGCGACAGAAATAATAATTCCCATGCAGGTGAACAGCGTTCGGCGGCGATTCACCCGCAGTGTTTGGCGAGTATATCGACGTAAAATATTCATTTTCGCAGCACCTCATCGGAAACGATCTGCCCATCTTCAATCGTGATGATCCGATCTGCCTGCAGTGCGATATTTTCATCATGCGTGATCACAATGCAGGTTTGATTGCGTTGTTTATTGGAAAAGCGCAGCAGCGTCATAATTTCCTGAGTATTGCGGCTGTCCAGATTTCCAGTCGGTTCATCCGCCAGCAGAATCGCGGGATGATGAATCAGCGCACGGCCGATAGATACGCGCTGCTGCTGACCGCCGGATAACTGATTCGGCAGCAGCTGCCGCTGCTTCGTCAATCCCAGCTGCTTGAGCAGTTCATCGACGGTTTCCTTATCGACTTTCCGGCCATCCAGAAGCAAGGGCAGCGTAATGTTTTCCTCCACTGTCAAAACGGGAATCAGATTATAAAACTGATAAATGAGCCCAACCTGACGGCGGCGGAAGACCGCAAGCTTCTCTTCCTTCAATGCTGTGATTTCCGTTCCATCAACGATAATCTGACCTTGGCTGGGACGGTCAACGCCGCCTAAAAGATGCATCAGCGTGGACTTCCCGGAGCCGGAAGGCCCGACAATCGCTACGAACTCCCCCTTATTGACTGTGAAACTGACATGATCCAGAGCTTTGACCTGCAGCGCGCCGCTGCCGTAGATCCGGCTGCAGTCACGGACATTTAAAATTTCCATCGTTGTTTTCCTCCTGTTGTGTTTACAGTATAACCTCACGGCATGACTGCCTTATGAAATCATGAGTGACAGGTTCGTCATTTTTTCAGACAATCTGATGCACAAAACGAATGACAAACCGCGATCCCCTTCCCGGCTGACTGAACACCTGCAGCGTCCCCGATTGTGCTGTAATGATTTGATAGGACATCGCTAGGCCGATACCCACGCTGTCCGGCTTCGCGTTTCTGCCACGGTAAAACCGTTCAAATAAATGCGGCAGGTCGGCAGGATCAATGCCTTCGCCATTATCCTCAATTACAATTTCATCAACGAGGGCGTTGTGCATGCACGTGATCCGCACCTGACCTTGCTGGGCATGTTCAGCACAGTTGCGCAGGATATTCCCCAAGGCTTCAGCCGTCCAGTTTTCATCCAATGTCAGCGTGAAATCCGCAGGACAATCCAGTACCGTTTCAACGCCATAGCGCACCATCTCCGCCTCCGCTTGAGAAAGTGACCTATTGATTAAAGAACGCACCGTCGTAGGCTGCGGCATAAACTGAACGGCCCGAGCTTCCAGCTTGGCCATTTTTAACAAAGACTGAATCAGCCAGCGCATCCGCGTCAGCTGAGCGGCTATCAAACGCAGAAATTCCTGCCGCTGCGCCTGTTCCATCTGCGGCTGCTGCATCAGATCGACCATCATCATCATTGAGGTCAGCGGCGTTTTCAGCTGATGGGAAATATCGCTCAATGAATCGGATAACAGCTGCTGCTGAACCTGCAGCTGTTCCGCACTTTCTCTCAGCTGCACCGTAACCTTATAAATTTCACTGTGCAGGATGCTGAGTTCGCCTTCTTCATAATCCTGAGGATTCATCTGGTATCGGCCTTCCCGCACCTTGCGCATCTGATCATTCAGCTGCCGCAGCCGATGATATCGCCAGGCGGTAAACAGCCCAAACGCACACAGCAGCATCAGCGCTTCGCTGACGCACAGCACAAGCATTTCAGTGGAAGCCGCGCCGGCGATCAGAAAAAAGGGCAGGCACAACCCGAGACAGCCTGCATAAAACACAACGATTTCTTTATTTCGCATCGTTTACTCCCCCATCTTATAACCTAATCCGCGAATCGTCCGAATCAGCTGCGGGCGGGTCGGATCCTCTTCCAGTTTTTCCCGCAGCCGTTTGATATAAACCGTCAGCGTATTGTCATTGACATATTCCCCACCTAAATCCCAAATCGCTTCAAACAACTGATCCCGTGTCATCACCTGGTTGCGGTGGGTAGCTAGGATCAGCAGCAGCCGATATTCCATTCCGGTAAGGAAAATTTCCTGATTGTTTTTAAATACTCTGGCAGCGATGGTATTGATACTCAGATTCTGATAATTGATCGTGGTTTCTGCCTGTTTTTTTCCAGACCGGCGCAAAACTGAGTTCATACGGGAAATCAGCTCGCGCACCCGAAAGGGTTTCGTAATGTAGTCATCCGCTCCCAAATCCAGCCCCATCACGATATTCACTTCATCGTCGCAGGCCGTGAGAAAAATAACCGGAATTTCTTTTAAGCGAGAATCTTCGCGCATCCGCTTGCAGATCTCATAACCGCTGCCATCCGGCAGCGTTACATCCAACAAGACAAGATCAAAGTTTTCCTGTTCGATCAGTTCCAACCCCTGAGCTTTGGTCATCGCTGTCATGACCTGATAGCCTTCCTGACTCAGCGTGTATTGCAGCGCGGTTAAAATCGCATTGTCATCTTCTACGCAGCATATTTTATTCATCTTTATCACCTGGTTTTATTATAACCGATCTCTGCGGTCTGCACATGACGAGTTCGTCACATTGAAACTGACAAATTCATGACAATGACGGGAAGACGATTGTTGTAGACTCGAAATTCAACTATAATTAAAATAACAACGAAGCTGACAAAGCGCGGATTAATGAAAGAAGGGAAACCCATGTCAAAATGGAAGAAAGGTTTAAGCAGCTGGCCATGTTCAGTTTTTTTGATCGCAGTCCTGCTGAGTCTGCTGATCTTTTTGCCTCTCACCCGAAATCTCCGTCAGATTCTGACGGCTTCTTCCTCGATCAAGCCGATGCATTTCTGGCAGATGGAAATTCAGAATAGCCTGAAGGAAAAAACTGAAATTCTTTTTCAGCCGTATACCTTTGAAGATCAGACCTTATTTCAGGCCATCAGCGAACGCAGCTGTCTGCTTGTCTCCGTTAACGATCAGGCATTTCAGGTCATCCTGCCCAATCAGTCTTTGACTTTGCACGAAAACGATCAGCTGCATTTTCTCTGGTTGGTTGATCCGGAACTCATTTCTCATTTCAAGTTAAAGGTCGCTGCGGATCAAACCTGGCTCTACTCCGACGGACAGCTGCAGGAGGTGAAATAAACGATGAATAAGAAACGACTGATTTTCAATATTTCTCTGATTTTGCTTCTGATCGCTGTTCTGATACTGAATTATAGTTTCAAGATTCCATCCCGACATTTCAGCAGCGCTGTCCTTAACCAATGGGAAACACGGTTTGCCAGCGGCGGTCAATTTGGCGATGAGCTTACCAAAGCAATTGAAAAAGCTGTGAAGCAGCAGGATCTGCCGCAAGCCTGGCAGTTGAGTCAATACTACGCCTTTGTTTATACCAAACCGGAGATAGAAAAAGATAAGCTGTGCTGGACAGAAATGGATAATGCCGCTACCGCTCAAAAAAAGCGATATTGCGGTCGATTAACGCCATAAGCTTCCATGCTCCTTCAGCCTTATGATGTTTGTTTCAAAACGGGCTGCAGTCTGATCCAGCAGCTAAGTGAATATCAATGAATCCAAGGAGGACTCTGATTTGATTACTTTTCAATCCGCGCAAGAAGATGAAATTGAACTGATTTACCAGCTTTATCGACGCTGTGCCAATACGAGCCGAGGCAGTTGGGATGACGAATATCCTACTTTGGAGTTTGTGAAACAGGATTATGCGCAGCAGGGATTAATGACACTGAAAAATGAACGCAATGAAATCATCGCGGCAGGAGCGATTACCTCAGCGGAAGAACTGAAGGATCTGCCGCGCAGTACGGAGCTGCATCAGCCGTTGGAATTAAGCCGGCTTGGCGTTGATCCGAAGTATCAGAGACAGGGGTATGGCAGACTTTTGCTGCATAATTTAATCGAAGAAGTACGCCGGCGCCATGCGGATGGAATTCAGTTGTTGGCGGCCAGTGCGAATATCCCGGCTTTATCCTTATACCGCCACACCGGCTTTGAAGAAAAAGGAAGCTTTTTGATGTATGGGATCGATTTTATTCTGCTGGAGAAACGATTTTGAATTTCT belongs to Holdemania massiliensis and includes:
- a CDS encoding ABC transporter permease; the encoded protein is MNILRRYTRQTLRVNRRRTLFTCMGIIISVAMITAVSVFSTSFLDYLKRKAIFETGDWELAYSELSPQEIELIKTDNRVAELFSADDLGYAELAGGQNEFKPYWFVRALDDEGFANLGIQLITGRLPENENELLISEHVGYNGGVEFQLGQTVTLQLGERILSEDPDHPLNQSNPFDPEQPEMIVKITERSYTVVGVMKRSELEYRWAPGYTAFTKQAETTTLENPVFYLKFKNASQAPQKNFPQLESKLYPNFAVNENVLRFSGPFWDNTYFFMVASAATLTLIIILTGSIFLIYNAFAISLAERSRQFGLLASIGATARQKFWCVVQEGLMIALIAVPIGLFAGWCGMAVTLKIVNPMLQSMNFISADVPLEPVISLSAVGLTVVCSVVMILLSCWLPALRAARMTPIQAIRQSQDIKLKRHHLWLGRGVRKVIGLEGELALKNIQRSGRKAWSTILSLAVSLILFTSVSSILTMMIQAVGLTYQDELSDAWVTDYSSRSLIEQKDSFEEIRQLDSVASAQRITITYAVIDTANLPLDSAWDTINDPYPVILFALDDQTYAQILTENHVEAAAMHSSSKEMLHGIVLNRYRSEISENGQRRYFDIPYFNTLPDELTLHIGDAGEVLTVKPLALAAQMDLYSQDIQYSGQLSILIPASDLEVILTEAEGSRTYNDKLYLRAKKGQQEAMVKQIDEIGKQNLTHSFSYYSPVQNQKDEKTLLIVVSIFVYGFITLICLVCLVNVINTISTNMELRRKEFAMLRSVGMAEKQFNRMIRLESIFYGLAAAVIGIPISVVLIHLLHYNLMSGSFLFSFDMPWMMILGGSLILILMVMAMMNYATHKIRRENIIETLKEEN
- a CDS encoding ABC transporter ATP-binding protein — translated: MEILNVRDCSRIYGSGALQVKALDHVSFTVNKGEFVAIVGPSGSGKSTLMHLLGGVDRPSQGQIIVDGTEITALKEEKLAVFRRRQVGLIYQFYNLIPVLTVEENITLPLLLDGRKVDKETVDELLKQLGLTKQRQLLPNQLSGGQQQRVSIGRALIHHPAILLADEPTGNLDSRNTQEIMTLLRFSNKQRNQTCIVITHDENIALQADRIITIEDGQIVSDEVLRK
- a CDS encoding sensor histidine kinase, which produces MRNKEIVVFYAGCLGLCLPFFLIAGAASTEMLVLCVSEALMLLCAFGLFTAWRYHRLRQLNDQMRKVREGRYQMNPQDYEEGELSILHSEIYKVTVQLRESAEQLQVQQQLLSDSLSDISHQLKTPLTSMMMMVDLMQQPQMEQAQRQEFLRLIAAQLTRMRWLIQSLLKMAKLEARAVQFMPQPTTVRSLINRSLSQAEAEMVRYGVETVLDCPADFTLTLDENWTAEALGNILRNCAEHAQQGQVRITCMHNALVDEIVIEDNGEGIDPADLPHLFERFYRGRNAKPDSVGIGLAMSYQIITAQSGTLQVFSQPGRGSRFVIRFVHQIV
- a CDS encoding response regulator transcription factor; amino-acid sequence: MNKICCVEDDNAILTALQYTLSQEGYQVMTAMTKAQGLELIEQENFDLVLLDVTLPDGSGYEICKRMREDSRLKEIPVIFLTACDDEVNIVMGLDLGADDYITKPFRVRELISRMNSVLRRSGKKQAETTINYQNLSINTIAARVFKNNQEIFLTGMEYRLLLILATHRNQVMTRDQLFEAIWDLGGEYVNDNTLTVYIKRLREKLEEDPTRPQLIRTIRGLGYKMGE
- a CDS encoding GNAT family N-acetyltransferase codes for the protein MITFQSAQEDEIELIYQLYRRCANTSRGSWDDEYPTLEFVKQDYAQQGLMTLKNERNEIIAAGAITSAEELKDLPRSTELHQPLELSRLGVDPKYQRQGYGRLLLHNLIEEVRRRHADGIQLLAASANIPALSLYRHTGFEEKGSFLMYGIDFILLEKRF